The Hydrogenoanaerobacterium saccharovorans genome contains the following window.
GTAACTACCAGCAATATCAATTGCAGCGGCGGTAATAATTTGTTCAAAGAGGCCGTGTGCATCGATACCAAGCGGATTTACGACAGTTGCAGTGCAGAGCAGTGGTCACGTTAGAGGGTATAACAATTAAAGGTCAAAAAAGCTGATAGATAAAGCAAAATTGCGTGGTTCAGTTTTTGCATTTCCGGCAACGATGTATGTGGTAAAACATCTAATCTAAAATTTAAAAGGCGAAACGCTATAGAGATTGTATCTCATTAAGTCAGTGTTTTCAACATGAACAATGCAACAATTGGCAGATCCACAATAACAGACAACTGAATATACGAATATAATATAGAAAATCAATATTTACTAGTTTTCGTTTTTGATTTATTGAAAGGATGTTTTCAGTGATAGAAATTTTAACTATTATTTTCAGTGTTATATTTGCTATATTCTGCTTAGGATTTGTTTTGTTGTTTCCTTGTATATCTATATGCAGAAAAATAGGTTTTACAGCCGTTGTTATTGGCTTAATATTATCAATTTTATCTATTTTCTTATTGCCGGATATAATTGGTATATGGCTTTTAGCTATCGGTATTTTCTTATTGATTTTAGGAATATTACTCAGTTGCAAATGCAGATTTTTAACTGCTAAAAATGTAATGGGGTTAATATTGGTTGCTGTATCAATTATATTGGCAGTGTTATCAATAATACAAATTAATACTCCGAATACTGTTCGGGCGTGGGGTTGGAATCAGTTTGGATAACTGGGAGACGGCACCAGCGAAAGCAGTTCAGTTCCTATTAAAGTAAAAAATCTAAAGAATGATACTATCGCTATTTCAAGCGGTGGATTTTTTAACGTTGCTTTAGATGATAAGGGTACTTTATGGTCATGGGGAGAAAACACTTACGGTCAGTTAGGCAACGGTACAAACGATACCAGTTATATTCCTACTCAGGTAAGTAACTTAACGGATGTCGTTGCAATAGCAGCCGGAGAATTCCATTGTCTTGCATTAGATAATAAAGGCAATGTTTATGCTTGGGGTCGTAACGATTCTGGCCAATTGGGTAACAATACAACTATAAATAGTAACGTTCCAATCAAGGTTAGTAGCTTATCAAATATTGTGGCCATTGGTGCAGGCTATTTTCATAGTTTGGCTTTGGAGAAAAACGGTACACTCTGGGCTTGGGGAAATAACCAAAAAGGACAATTAGGTGATGGCACAACGACCAATAGCTCAGTACCGATTCAAGTGAATACAACAGCAGATATTATAGCTGTAACAGGCGGAGGATTGTTCAGTTTGGCTTTAGAAGCTGACGAAACTGCTTTAGCTTGGGGAGAAAATTTATATGGACAATTGGGCAATGGCTCAAACGTTGATAGTTTAACCCCTGTTTCTGTTAGTAACCTAACAGAAATTGCAGCTATTGCATGTGGCGGACAATTCAGTTTAGCTTTAACGGAGAATGGAGCGATATGGGCTTGGGGCTATAATCAGTACGGCCAGTTGGGTAACGGCACAAATACGAACACAAATTTACCGGTTATGGTAAGCAGCCCTCCTAAATATTTTGCAATTTCAGGCGGCAATGATTTTAGTTTGGGCTTGAGGAAAAATGGTACTGTATGGGCTTGGGGCTTCAATGGTAATGGGCAATTGGGTGATGGTACAACTGCAGATAAAAATGTTCCCGTACAGGTAGTTGGTTTATCGAACATTGCTGCAATTTCAGCAGGCAATTCCCATGGTTTGGCACTCGAAGCCAATAACACGATTGCTTATATATTTTTCTTAATAGTTTCCGGTGTACTGTTCTTATTTGGTATTTTCCTTATGGCAGCACCCGGACATGTAAAAGATTAGACTGATGTTAAAAGCGTAATATAACAAACGCCTGAGGGTGAATTTTCGCTCTTAGGCGTTTTAATAGAGCAAAGATATTTATAGGTCTTTAAAGCTGATAGATAAAGCAAAATCGTGGGGTTTGCTTTTTTGTTCTTTCTTATATACTATCTCACGAATGATAGATTTTAGCATCATATTTCTTTTTTGAGCGTCTGCCGTTTCGTATGCCTGCAGTACGCTTTTAATTTTTTTGTACATTTTTAGCTTGTTTGTACCCTGTGCTTTTTTAATTGCATCATGCTGTGCAGTAGCCTGTTCTTGCAAAGTAGCAAGCTTTTCTTCCAGCGCTTTTGAGCGCTCGGTGAATGTTGGGATATCGTACACGCCCTGCTCAAGTAAGTCGTGCAGACGTGAGCGCTGCTGCTTTGCTGTGGATATTTCTTTTTCGGTAGCATCCAGGGCAGCCTCTAAAAGCGTAATATCTTTTTTGGGCCGTTGTTCGGTTTTCAGTTCAACCGCGATGTTGTTCATCTCGTCGTATAAAAAGTGCAGGATAGATTCTTCAACATAAGCAAGCTTTGCCGAGGGGATGCACCCCTTATTCATACAAAGTATGGTTTCCCATTCTCCTCGTTCGCCACGGTGCATATATTGCCGCTGCATGGTTCGGCCGCAGTTACCACACTTCACCAACCCGGCAAGTGGGTTTTCAACAGTACCCTTGTAATAGGGGGGATGGTACCGATTTTTGAGAATTTCTTGCGCGCTTTCAAAAAGCTCTTTATCAATAATAGGCTCATGCAGCCCATCCACTACCGTCCATTGTTCGGGCTTGTTATATATAGTGATGTGCTTGGTGTTATTTTTCGTGCCCTTTTTGATATGCTTTTTCTTATCCCAAACAATTTTGCCGATGTACACTTGATTTTTGAGGATTGCCACAATCGATGTGCGCCCGAACTTATCGGAACGGCGGGGCCTTGCGCCCAAAGAGTTCAGTGTTTCGGCAATGGTTAGGCTGCCGATGCCTTGGTTGACGTACATATCAAAAATCATTCGCACAAAAACAGCCTCATCCTCGTTTATCGCAAGGGTGGGAATTTTATCTTTATAAATCTTATCATATCCATAAGGCGCGTTTGCAATGTACCCGCCGTCCTTAATCGTGCGCTTAATGCCCGTGTGCAGACGCCGCTTGATGATTTTTAACTCTTGCCGTGCCATAAAGCTTTCAAATTCAGAGTATGTTTCATCAATATCGTTGTTGAGGTCGTAGAATTTACGCGGGGTGATAATCTTTGTGTCATTCT
Protein-coding sequences here:
- a CDS encoding RCC1 domain-containing protein, encoding MSSGGFFNVALDDKGTLWSWGENTYGQLGNGTNDTSYIPTQVSNLTDVVAIAAGEFHCLALDNKGNVYAWGRNDSGQLGNNTTINSNVPIKVSSLSNIVAIGAGYFHSLALEKNGTLWAWGNNQKGQLGDGTTTNSSVPIQVNTTADIIAVTGGGLFSLALEADETALAWGENLYGQLGNGSNVDSLTPVSVSNLTEIAAIACGGQFSLALTENGAIWAWGYNQYGQLGNGTNTNTNLPVMVSSPPKYFAISGGNDFSLGLRKNGTVWAWGFNGNGQLGDGTTADKNVPVQVVGLSNIAAISAGNSHGLALEANNTIAYIFFLIVSGVLFLFGIFLMAAPGHVKD
- a CDS encoding recombinase family protein — its product is MKAVMYLRKSRMEELSNEEETLERHKKSLTEFAKTNKISIIKIYEEVVSGDTLYSRPQMLQLLADVEANKYDAVLCMDIDRLGRSSMSDQGVILETLKQNDTKIITPRKFYDLNNDIDETYSEFESFMARQELKIIKRRLHTGIKRTIKDGGYIANAPYGYDKIYKDKIPTLAINEDEAVFVRMIFDMYVNQGIGSLTIAETLNSLGARPRRSDKFGRTSIVAILKNQVYIGKIVWDKKKHIKKGTKNNTKHITIYNKPEQWTVVDGLHEPIIDKELFESAQEILKNRYHPPYYKGTVENPLAGLVKCGNCGRTMQRQYMHRGERGEWETILCMNKGCIPSAKLAYVEESILHFLYDEMNNIAVELKTEQRPKKDITLLEAALDATEKEISTAKQQRSRLHDLLEQGVYDIPTFTERSKALEEKLATLQEQATAQHDAIKKAQGTNKLKMYKKIKSVLQAYETADAQKRNMMLKSIIREIVYKKEQKSKPHDFALSISFKDL